The sequence below is a genomic window from Desulfobacterales bacterium.
GTCCTTGGTTCGATCCACGATCTCCACCCGGCCGTCCGGGGAGATACACGCGACATCACCCGTGCTTAGCCAGTCAAATTGTTCTTCTTCGCTTTGCCCCAGATAACGACCCGCCACGTTATTGCCCCTGACCTGCATTTCACCACAGGCAATGCCGTCGTGAGGCAGCGGGTTACCGTTTTCATCAATAATTCGATGCTTCGCGGAAAAGGCAATGCGGCCCTGATTTTTGCGGCGTATAATTTCTCTTTCCTGCTTGGGCAGTTTGTTGACGCCTGGCGGCAGCGTCCCCCTTGTGCAGCCCGGTGTCTCCGTCATTCCCCATTGCTGGCCGACCTCAATTCCATGTTGGTCAAAAAGTTCAAATAATTTGTCCGGTACGCGTGTGCCGGCGATTAAGGCGATTCTTAATGCCGAAAATGTTTCACCCGGTTTTAAGTTGGAAAAAAGATCCATATACAACGTGGGAACGGCGCCGATCATGGTCACTTCCTCGTTGTTGATCAGATCGATAAGCGCTCTGGCGGTAAAATCACGCCCGGGCAACACCAACTTGTGACCGTTCATGGGTGCTGTAAACGGCATTTGCCACCCATTGGCGTGGAAAATCGGGGCGATCGGCATAACGGTCATTAAATCCCCATTAATATACCCCCCGTACATATCGGCCATGGTCATGTTCATCGCGCTTAAGGTTGTGCTTCGGTGAGAATAAACAACGCCTTTGGGTTTTCCGGTCGTTCCCGATGTGAAACAAATGGTAGCCGCCTGCCTTTCGTCAAACTGAGGCCACTCGATGTCTTCGGCCGCTGTTTTCACCAGATCGGATTTTACGACGATATTTTTCAATGTGGTTGCCGGCATCGGTTCATTTTCATCCAGAAAAACCCAGCCCTTCACATTCGTCAACTTGTCTTGGAGTTGTTCGGCAAGGCCTATGGTCGCGCCATCCACAAAGATCAGCTCATTGTCGACTTTGTTTGACATATAGGCAATATTTTCAGCCGATAACCGTGGATTCAGGGTATGCAGGG
It includes:
- a CDS encoding AMP-binding protein, translating into MKGLMMEVPMLLSGLIDYAAECHGETEVVGRRLDGQVERRNYRTLRKQAAKLANALIDQGYGLDSRMASLAWNTVNHIEVFYGVLGIGASLHTLNPRLSAENIAYMSNKVDNELIFVDGATIGLAEQLQDKLTNVKGWVFLDENEPMPATTLKNIVVKSDLVKTAAEDIEWPQFDERQAATICFTSGTTGKPKGVVYSHRSTTLSAMNMTMADMYGGYINGDLMTVMPIAPIFHANGWQMPFTAPMNGHKLVLPGRDFTARALIDLINNEEVTMIGAVPTLYMDLFSNLKPGETFSALRIALIAGTRVPDKLFELFDQHGIEVGQQWGMTETPGCTRGTLPPGVNKLPKQEREIIRRKNQGRIAFSAKHRIIDENGNPLPHDGIACGEMQVRGNNVAGRYLGQSEEEQFDWLSTGDVACISPDGRVEIVDRTKDVIKSGGEWISTQILESAASDHPAVDRVAVISIPHPRFQERPLMLVKLKENATCTQEELLNHLRTKVESWWLPDRIEFIDDVAVTSTGKLDKIELRRQFTGRTTQMVI